Within Suricata suricatta isolate VVHF042 chromosome 12, meerkat_22Aug2017_6uvM2_HiC, whole genome shotgun sequence, the genomic segment AATAGTATGTCCAAAGCAGCTTACCAGCAATTCTGCAGTATTGTGGTCTCGCCCCCTCCTTACCTCAGTACTTCATTTGTTGTCCCTCTCCCCATTGTCTCCCACATTCCAGCCCCGCCATTGTCTCCCACTTCCAGCCCCGTGGGCCTCTCTCAGGGTCCTtacacatccttttttttttttttttaatgtttgtttatttttgagggggaaggggcaaagagagtgagacagaggatctgaggcaggctccagctgACAGCAGAAAGTGTGATgcaggggctccaacccaccaatcatgagattatgacctaagcagaggtcagaagcttaaccgactgagccaccaccaactgagccacccaggtgccccaggttccTCATACATCCTAAAGTTGCTTTTACTTCAGGGCTTTGCACCTGTTCCCCGTGCCTGGAATACTCTTACTCCTCCAGGCCTCAGTTCAAGTCACCTCAGCGAGGCCTCCCTTGCCCATTTAATCCAGAACGGTCCCAGCTCCTACCCCAAGTCATTTTTCATCACAGCTTCCTGATTGTTTCTTTCTGGCTGTTTATTTCAGTTTATAATTACCGGGCACATTTACTTGTCTATAGTCAGTCCTGCCCACCAGATGGAGCACAGGGTGCCAGGACCTCAGCTATTTCACTGCCAGTTCTCCGATGGTTGGTTCAGAGGCGGTACTCAATAAAGGTAGGTTGAAATGGATGATTTTATTCACAGAAGTGATGGTCAACTTTGAGACAATATGGACTAGTCTACCAGTCTAGCCCTCATGCACCAGGCAAGGCTTAGCAGGAGAGAGTAGCCACAGCCACGTGCCTAGACCAGCCTACCCGTCTCACTTCCAGCAGATGATGATGTTGGGGTCATTTTCCAGTCGTTCATCAAGTTCATGGTAGCTCATGCCTGTTTGGGACAGTGCAGGTGAGGTGAGTAACCTTGGTTTGaccaccctgccctgcccccatctcagctgccctgcctgcccccacctgTCTTGCAACAGATTTCATCGTAGCTGTGGCAGCCTGTGTAAAGCCGGGCAGGGTGGCTCCGTTCCTCCCGAGACACCCGCACTGGATACTTCTGTAGTCGCCGGATGAGGTTCTTCATAAGCCCAAACTGGATAAGCTTCCTGGGGTGgggttgagggagagaggggtgatGCCCTGGCCAGGACTTCCTCCAGCCAGGCCAACTCTTTCCTGCAGTTTCCCCTCCGATTTTGTTTCAGTGATCAGACTGGCCTCCAAACGCATCATCTCCAGAAAGCCTGCCTGGACTAGCAGTGCGACATGATTCTGCTCACTGGGAATCTCCTGATTCCTCTCAAACCCAGGGCTCCAGAGAGATATAGAGTATCTGCCTTCAGACAAACCCCTCATGCCCCTGGGAATCCCCTTCTGACCTTTCATCAACGCGCTGCAGCTGCTGGGGGTGGCGGCCAATGAGGTCTCTCACAGTAGTGCCAGGGCTCAGGCTGCAGTACAGCTGGAACACATCCCGGAGACTGGCCCTCTTGTGCCCTGTGGGCACCAGGGGTCAGATCTGCTTGAAGCTCCGCCCTCCTCAAGATGGCCTCCCCCAGAGCCCGCCACTACCTTGCTTGGTCACATAGGATAAACACGCCTCCTGCAGGGACTTGTCATCTACCAGGTCCTGGACCTTGGGTGTCGGGCAGTACACATTGGAATACTGGAGGGTAGCAGGAGGCACAGTGGGCTGAGTGAGGGGCTTGGAAGTCTGACACAGCCCCAGTCTGGCCAAGCCACATGATCCACTCTCTGCTTAATCAGACCCTAGACTCACCTACCTGGAGTATGGACACCAGTGTCACAACGCCATAATACCTGGGGGAAGATAGTTGTGCTCAGTTTCTGAGGACCATGCCTTCCCAGCTCCCACACTAAAGGTCCCGGGGCTCTTCCCTGGCTAGCAATCCTGTCCTGAATGTAATTGTTGTCTCACTTACAGTAAGTTCTGGATGGCGATGCGCACCAGGTTTAACTCCACATCTGCCTCTGCTGAGATCTTCTGGACGTGGCGGAAGCCATCAATATAGGGCAGGATCTGGGTAGGGCAGGACAGGGTCAGTAGGGGTGGGATGAGGACAGGGCTGTGGCCAGCCCTATGTGATGATACCCAGGCAGGGCTAGCACACCTGTTGTGTGGTGAGGTCCCACTGTGAGTTGAAGAAATCCTCCTTGTCTTTGGTAAAGACAGGCACATCATACTCCTGGGCCACAGGAGGGTCAGGCCGCTGCTCAATCACCTTCAAGTGGATGGTGTTGGACTCATCTGCAGGGGACCCACCCAAATCTTCAGTGTCATCTCCTTTAAAAGGCCCTCAATTACCCTTCAGTCCTTCCAAAAGCCCTTGATGCAGATGGGTGGCTGTGGGTAGGGCCaatctccccactccccccattttaagtaaactctacgcccatcatggggcttgaactcacaaccctcagatcaagactcatatactctactgactgacccagctaggcacccctaatATTCCCCTTTCATGGAAGAAGAGATAGgtccagagagggaagggaacatGCCCAAGGAGCATGAGGCATGGTCTTCACATCCCAAATCCCAACATGCACTGGACCTTGGACATCAACTCAGCTCATGGCTATTTACTGGCCACCAATTTGTTCATGAGTCTTGTCCATGGCTGGGCTTGCCTTCCCTTGCCATGTTCCTGTTCCTCCTCTACCCCTCTGCTGTCCTTGCAAAGGCTGGGCCATACCAATGGGCAGAGTGCACCGGCCTGAGGCATTTAGCTCCTCCAGCAAGATGGTCATGATGGGCACCAACTTCTGCTTGCTCTCCTCTGTTGACACGAAGCTGCTCTCTAGCTGGATGGAGCATGGACAACATGGTGGGCAAACTCTGGGACCCCTGGCCAGCATTTTGCCCTGGCAGATTCCCAGGTCTGGAGGGCTTTGGAAACATTTGTCTGCCTGCCCATCCACTCAAGCCCATTGTGTTGCAGACCTCCAGTGTGGTCAGGTAGCCAGCCAGCTTTTTGACGATGGGCTCAAGGGCACAGGTCTTGGCCTGGGCATCACACACGAAGCCTAGGTTGAAGAGCAGGGCATTGCGGCTGTACTTCTTGTGCTCGATACATACAGGGCAGCCGATCAGTTTCTTCTCCATGGCTGTGCTGAATGGGGGGAACAGGTGGGAACAGAGTCAGGCTCTTCCTGCTCCCAAACTTGTCTACTCCTCCTGGGATATCCCCCTCTTTCCCCACTAGGGCCTCACACAGTGATAAGTTTGTTCTGCAGCTCTGGCTTGGTGATGATGTACACTTGGACTGTATCAAACAGCTCCCGGGAGATGAAGTCTTCAGGGACCTGGGGAGGGAAGTGGCAAGAGGCCCTTTAGTGGACCTTGGGACTAGGTAGAGTACCTTGGGGGACCCTCAGGGCCCAAGCCCTCTTGTCCAGCATTTCACCTCTCTCCTATGCATCCAGGCCTACAACTCCTTTGTGTTTCCAAACACACGCCAGGTTCTCACCTGCCTCCTGGCTTCTGCATATGCTGTTTCCCCTACCTGGCACACTCTCTTCTTTATCTAAATTCCTAAGCACCCAGGGATATTACTGGACCAAGCACCCCTGCCTCTATTGGGAACTGGCACCTCTTCTGGGTCTCCACAGCTCGATTTCCCACAATCACTGTCTATGGGAGGTTTGTTTGCTCTGCCACTCTGGGAGCCTGGGACCTGGGTCTGAGTATTCTTTCGGTTCAGATTCTCCACAAATGAAGGAGTGGTGTGCCCGCGGGCAGCACGGGGCATGGAAATCCACCGCTTCCACGCTGCCTGCTTGAGCTTCTGAGAGCGACCCTCTCCCCGTCCCCCTCTGTCCCCGGCCCCGCGAGTCCGGATGGCACCTGATAGGTGATCTTGGGTCCCAGCGTGGGGTGGAACTCGCTGAAGAATATGCATTCTATACGGCAGCCGCTGCCCATGGCGCCAGAAGAGCCCAGGTCTGTAGTCTCTGGCGCCTGGACCCCTGCGAACACCCGTCGGGAAAAGTCCGAAGGCCTAGATGGTCTGATCAGGCACGCCTGCGCACTCACACACCCATCAAGCTGTCTGCTTAACGGCGCCTGCGCAGCACGACGGAGAGGTGTGGCTGGGGGATCGCGGTTggggttgcgggggggggggggggggggggaaagccTGTCTCAGGAAGTCCCGGGTAGGTAGACGTCGCACCCGGAAGTGAAGGGGCTCCGCGACGGAGCGGCAGTGCGCGCGGCAGGGGCTTGAGTATTCCTGCTTTCTCGGGAAGAAACCACCGCGTCGGGTCAGCGC encodes:
- the NPRL2 gene encoding GATOR complex protein NPRL2, which encodes MGSGCRIECIFFSEFHPTLGPKITYQVPEDFISRELFDTVQVYIITKPELQNKLITVTAMEKKLIGCPVCIEHKKYSRNALLFNLGFVCDAQAKTCALEPIVKKLAGYLTTLELESSFVSTEESKQKLVPIMTILLEELNASGRCTLPIDESNTIHLKVIEQRPDPPVAQEYDVPVFTKDKEDFFNSQWDLTTQQILPYIDGFRHVQKISAEADVELNLVRIAIQNLLYYGVVTLVSILQYSNVYCPTPKVQDLVDDKSLQEACLSYVTKQGHKRASLRDVFQLYCSLSPGTTVRDLIGRHPQQLQRVDERKLIQFGLMKNLIRRLQKYPVRVSREERSHPARLYTGCHSYDEICCKTGMSYHELDERLENDPNIIICWK